Genomic segment of Alcanivorax borkumensis SK2:
AACTTAGAAGAAAAACAGGTCGAACACGCCCAGGTCATCCACTCTGCCGGTACTGATCTGCTTAGCCTGATCAACGACATCCTCGATATTTCCAAAATCGAGGAAGGGAAAATGGATGTCATCATTGATGATTTATCCCCAACAGAAATTGTTGAACATTTCCGTCGCAACTTTGCTCACGTGGCGGAGAGCCGCAATTTGGATTTCAAGGTTGAGCTCGGCGACACCCTGCCTGACCACTTCTATACGGACCGCCAGCGCCTTGAACAAATCATCAAGAACCTACTCTCTAATGCTCTCAAGTTTACTGAGCATGGCTCGGTGATGCTGAGCCTAACTCAGCCAGATGTCTCGGAAACCTTGCCCTCACGACACCTGGTGCCAGGACAGACACTAAAATTTGCGGTGACTGACACGGGGACAGGGATTGCACGTGAAAAACAGAAACTGATTTTCGAAGCATTCCAGCAAGCTGACGGCACTACGAGCCGTAAATACGGCGGCACTGGCCTAGGATTGACCATCTCTCGTGAGTTAGCTCGTCTCCTGGGAGGGGAAATCGGCCTTTACAGCGACGGCGAAGGACAAGGATCGACGTTTGCCCTGTATTTACCCGTGGGCAGAGCTGACGAGGTTGAAACTAATATTGGCGACGGCGCAGGCGAGGACATCAATAATAATGGACAAGCGCATACCGCTCCGATGATGCCACTGAATCCGGATTCAGACGATTTCGTCGTGCGTGAAAAAACGGTGCTCATTGTTGAAGATGATGACGAGTTTGCTCGAGTGCTGGTCGAGTTGGCTTCGGATTATGGGCTTGAGGGGCATGTCTGTCATGACGGCGAAGATGGCCTGGAATACGCAAGCCATTACCGGCCCAGCGCTATTATCCTCGATATTGGCCTGCCTGGCATTGATGGCTGGGAAGTGATGGAAAAGCTTAAGGCCGATCCGCGCACCAAGGATATCCCTGTGCATTTTTTGTCGGGTCGCGATGAACGCAATAAGGCGCTGGAAATGGGCGCCCTGGATTTCATGTCCAAACCGGCGAATGAGGACGATATTCTTTGCGCATTTGCCAAAATTGAAGGAGCCATTGAGACCAATGTTCGCCGCCTTCTGGTGGTTGAAGATAGTCAAATCCAGCATGAAAGTATTCGTGAGCTATTCAACCAGAAAGGGGTAGAAATCACCGCAGCCACCAATGGTCAGCAAGCGCTGGATGCTCTGAAGAGCACCGTATTCGATTGCATGATTCTGGACCTAACGTTGCCGGACATGAGTGGTTTTGAGTTGCTGGAGACTTTACATGCCAATGACGATTACGGCCGTGTTCCAGTAGTGGTCTACACGGGCAAGGATATGAGCCGGGAAGAAGAGGCTAAACTCCGTAAATATGCCGATCGCATCATTCTCAAGACCGAGCGCTCCCATGAGCGATTGTTGAATGAAGCGTCGCTCTTCCTGCACTGGCTGGAGTCCACCTTGCCGGCGAATCGTCGCCCTAAAGTGAAATCCATTGAACACCGTGGTGATATTTTCGAGGGCAAGCAGTTACTGCTCGTGGATGACGACATGCGTAATATCTATGCCCTGTCTGCACAGTTGGAAGAATTGGGGTTCTCCATCCATATTGCCAACAACGGCCGAGAGGCGCTGCAAGTCCTAGATGATAATCCATCCATTGATATTGTACTGATGGATATCATGATGCCAGAGATGGATGGTTACGAGGCCATGGCAAGGATTCGTGAACAGAGCCAATTCAGCAAGTTGCCAATCCTTGCACTTACAGCAAAGGCGATGAAGAATGATCGTGCCAAGTGTATTGAAGCTGGAGCGAACGATTATTGTTCCAAGCCCATAGATATGGCGAAGCTGACGTCTTTGCTGCGAGTTTGGTTACATACGTAGTGACTGGAAAATACGCCTGCAGTCACTTTATAAGAACAAGCACCGTGGCGGATAACGTTATGGCACAAACATGTCCGATTGAGGATGCTGACGTTAGCATCGAAGACATCGAAATTCGCCTGCTGCTTGAGGCGATATATCAGATGTACGGCTACGATTTTCGTTTCTATAGCCGCGCCTCCATACGTCGCAGGATCATGCATCATCTAACCATGTCTGGCTTTGACTCAATCATGGAGATGACCGATAAGGTGCTGCGCGACCGGTCCTTCTTTACCACCTTATTTAATGAGCTGACGGTGAACGTAACCGAGATGTATCGGGATCCGGATTTCTACCAAAGCTTCCGTGAAGAGGTTATCCCGGTGCTGAAGACGTTCCCGTTTATTAAGATCTGGCACGCAGGCTGCTCCACCGGGGAAGAGATTTACTCCATGGCCATTTTGCTAGAGGAAGAAGGGCTTTACGACCGGGCCATGATCTACGCAACCGATATCGACAAGAAAGTGCTAGCCTCGGCCAAGAAGGGCATTTACTCCATCGAAGCGGTCAAACAGTATGGTGACAACTATCGGCGGGCCGGTGGTAAGCATTCTTTATCTGACTATTTTACCGCCCGCTATGACAGCGTGATTATGGAGCAGCGACTGAAACGCAATATCGTCTTTGCCGATCATGATCTGGCAACAGACCAGGTTTTTGGTGAAATGCATGTCATCCTGTGCCGGAATGTACTCATCTACTTCAATCGAGCATTACAGGAGCGTGTGATCAAGCTGTTTAGTGACAGTCTAGATATGGGCGGTTACTTGTGCTTGGGAACCAAGGAAAGTTTACGTTTCAGTGGGCAGGAAGAGTCGTTCGATGTTATCAACAAGTCGTTGCGAGTTTTTCGCAAACGGCAGTTTCAACACCACGCATGATTAGAGACAACTGATGATTGAGCAGAAGTTGCTATTAGTGGATGATCAGCCAGCTAACTTAGTATCGCTAGAGGCGATTCTGGAAAGTGAAGGCCGCATCCTTATGAAAGCGCACTCGGGGCAGGAGGCGTTGAAGATTCTGCTTAAGGAAGATATTTCTTTAGTGCTGCTGGATGTGCAGATGCCAGGCATGGATGGCTTTGAAGTGGCTGAATTGATGCGTCAACGCAAAGACACCCAGACTATCCCGATTATCTTTGTGACGGCGATCAGTAAAGAAAAAAAATACGTTTTCAGGGGCTACCAGGCTGGCGCTGTAGACTACTTATTCAAACCATTGGACCCACTGATCCTCAAAAGCAAAGTAGATTTTTTTCTTGGTTTGGATAAACAGAGACGCCAGCTGCAAGCAAAATTGAAAGAAGCCCAAGCGCACCGTGCGGCCTATGAAGCTGGCAAGACACGGGGCGGGGAGGGCAGCGACCAATAGTCGTGAATACTTGCATAGGGGGAGTAAAGGCAATTGTTATGGGCGCGTCTTGGGGCGGGCTTAATGCCTATATTCACATTCTGTCTGTGTTGCCCGCGGATTTTCCTTTGCCAATCCTGATGGTACAGCACCAGCAGGCTAGCGCGGATAACCGTATGCCGTGGTTACTGGCTCGTTACTGTGCTTTACCGGTGGTTACACCGGAAGATAAAGAGCCGATTATAGGGGGGCATGTTTATGTGGCCCCGCCGGGTTACCATATGTTGGTGGAAGACGATCAGACACTGGCTTTCTCTAATGGAAGGCCTGTACTCTTTTCCCGGCCGGCAATAGACGAATTGTTTTTTTCTGCTGGCGTTGTTTATGGCCGTCATCTGATAGGCGTGATTCTCACAGGGGCCAATGAAGACGGCGCAGCAGGCATGAAGTATATACACAGTAGAGGCGGATTCACCATCGCCCAGTCACCGGTGAGCTCGGAAGCACCCACAATGCCTGAAGCGGCAATAACAACAGGTGCGATTTCCAGGGTACTCGATCTTGAGGCAATCGGGCCCTTTTTGGCTAAACAGGCTATGGGGTAGGACGCGTATGAAACAAAACATTTTGGTTGTGGATGATCACCGCGAAAACTTGATCGCCCTGGAGGCGATCCTGGATTCTGACGACCGTAATCTGATCATGGCACAGTCCGGTAACGAGGCCTTGTCCCTCGCCCTCAAGCACGATTTAGCTCTGGTGCTGTTGGATGTGCAGATGCCGGAAATGGATGGGTTCGAAGTGGCCGAACTTATGCGTAAAAATAAGAAAACCCGCCACATTCCGATCATTTTTGTTACCGCTATATCAAAAGAACAGAAATACGTTTTCAAGGGCTACGAGTGTGGGGCGGTGGATTACCTACTCAAACCCATCGACCAAAAAATTCTGGAAGCCAAGGTTAGCGTTTTCCTGGAACTGGATCGCCAACGGCGCAAGTTACAACAGGCCGTGGTGCAAATGAAACGGCTAAAAGACGAAAACGAGCGACTGCTGCATGCACTTGGCGAAGCTCTGATCGGCACCAATGCCGAGGGTAAAATCACTTTTTGTAATGAAGCAGCTTGTGCCCTATTGCGACAGAGTCGTGATGACTTAGTAGGCAATGATATCGCCGACCTGATATTCAATGATGATGCTGGCAAGTCGTGTTGGAGCTGGGATAGCTCTCCATTACAGGAAGCTTGCAGACAAGGGGAAAGCTGGGAAAATGAGCATAACCTGTATACTCCCGATGATGATGGCTTGCTAGCCTTATCAGTGAGAGCCAATGCGATTACTAATGATGCAGGCATCTTCACAGGGGTGGTCGTGGTACTTGGCCTCTCAGATGATGAAAATAATGGCGGAGACTGCGCTCGTAACCATCGCCGTAACCCTCGCAAGAGGTTGTTCCGCGAAATGGTAGTGTTTGACCGTAGCACCGGTGGTAATGTGGGGCGCTTAGTAAACTTGAGTGTGAACGGCTTCAAGCTTTTTTCCCGCCGAGCATTAGCCCATGGTGAGGATTTGCAACTTGGCATGGTGCTGCCCGACCAGATTTCAGGGGTAAACACCGTCAGCTTTGATGCCCGGGTTGTTTGGGCGGAAACGTTAGATGCCCCTGGTGAGTTTCAGGTAGGTTTTCAGTTTCAGACGTTGAATTCGGTCACCCGTGATGTGATCGAAAACCTAATGGAAAACTATTAAATTATGGCTGAGCACATGGAGTCGCCTGAGAACATAGAGCTTTCTTCATCGTTGTTGCCCTATGGTTTCGCGCGGCGTTTCGGTGTTCTGTTGCGTGAGCGCGATGGGCAGAAAGAGTTGTGTCACCGGCAGGATGTTTCACTGGCCGCGCTAGGTGAGGTGCAACGTCATATCGGCCGCCTGCCGCGCCTAGTACCCATGGACGACACGGCTTTTAGCGCCGCCATGGCAATCACCTATGAACAGCAGCGCGGCGCGGCAGCAGAAGCCGCCGATGATCTGGAAGGACTTGATCTGGCAAGCCTAGCAGACTCACTGCCGGAAACGTCGGATTTGCTTGAGCAGGAAGACGATGCTCCGATCATTCGGCTGATCAATGCCTTGTTACAGGAAGCCATCCGTGAAGATGCCTCCGATATCCACATCGAAACCTTCGAACGACGGCTAGTAGTTCGTATGCGAGTCGATGGTGTCCTTCGTGAAGTGCTTACCCCGAAAAGGGAACTGGCGCCGTTGTTAGTCTCGCGAATCAAGGTAATGGCGCGAATGGATATCGCTGAAAAGCGGATACCTCAGGATGGTCGAATCTCCTTGCGCATTGGTGGGCGCGATGTGGATGTGCGGGTATCGACTATGCCCTCCAGTAATGGTGAGCGGGTGGTGCTACGCTTGTTGGACAAGCAAGCGGGGCGTTTACAGGTATCGCATTTGGGCATGGGCGAAACCTGTGACGCTCATATGCGCGAGCTAATCCATAAACCCCATGGCATTATTCTGGTGACCGGCCCGACAGGGTCCGGTAAAACCACAACGCTTTATGCTTCCCTAACCGAATTGAATGACAGTACCCGCAATATTCTTACGGTAGAAGATCCCATCGAATACCAGCTAGAAGGGATCGGCCAGACTCAAGTCAACACTAAAGTCGACATGACATTTGCCCGCGGACTGCGTGCCATCCTTCGCCAAGATCCAGATGTGGTGATGGTGGGGGAGATCCGGGATCTGGAAACCGCTGAAATTGCAGTGCAAGCCTCCCTGACCGGCCACCTTGTACTGTCTACTTTGCATACCAATACAGCAGTGGGGGCGGTGACCCGCTTGCAGGACATGGGCATTGAACCTTTCTTGCTCTCTAGCTCCCTGCTGGGTTCCTTGGCTCAGCGGCTGGTGCGTGTGCTATGCGATGACTGTAAAACCCCGTACCAGGCTAGCGCTAGTGAGCTGGAAATGATGGGGTTGGCGGCTACGGAGAGCCGTACGCTGTATCACCCCAATGGTTGTGAATCCTGTAACCATCAGGGTTACCGGGGCCGTACCGGGATCTATGAACTGGTACTGGTGGATGACACGCTACGCCAGTTGATCCACGATCGCGCCGGCGAGCTAGAACTTAACCGCCATGCTCGGACACTAACTAGCGGTATCCGCGAAGATGGTTGGCGAAAAGTGCTCGGCGGACACACCAGTGTAGAAGAGGTCCTGCGGGTAACCCGCGAGGACTAACGGGACAGTATTCTCCATGCCAGCATTTGAATACCGCTCTCTGGATCACAGGGGCAAGATCAACAAAGGCACGCTGGAAGCAGACAGTGCCCGCCAGGTGCGCCAGCAATTGCGCGACAAGGGCTGGGTGCCGCTGGAGGTCAATGAAGCCAACGACTCCAGCAGCCAGGGCATGGGCCGGTTTGCCGGGTCCGGCAAAATCAATGGTGCTGAGCAGGCGCTGATAACGCGTCAACTGGCCACCCTGCTGAAATCCGGCCTGCCGGTAGAACAGGCCTTATCTGCGGTCTCCAAGCAGGCCGCCAACGACCGTATCGAACGGATTATGCTGGCGGTGCGCGCCAAAGTGCGTGAAGGTTATAGCCTAGCGCACAGTTTCGAATCATTTCCCCGTGCTTTCCCGGAAATGTACCGCGCCACGGTAGCGGCCGGTGAGCAGAGCGGGCATTTGGAACAAGTGCTGGAGCAACTGGCGGATTACCTGGAAACCCGCCACGACACTGGGCGTTCCGTAGCCCAGGCGATGATTTATCCTGCGTTTATCATGGTGTTTGCCTCCATCGTCATTATGCTGATGATGACCTTCGTGGTCCCAAAGCTGGTGGCAGTGTTTGAGGGACGAGATCAAGCATTACCGTTACTCACCCGTATTGTCATGGCCATGAGCGACTTTGCTCGGGGCTGGGGCTGGTTGGTTGTGTTATTGATCGTTGTGGCCGTGGTGGTATTTATGCGGGCCATGCGTGATCAGCGCTTTCGATTACGGGTGCACCAGCGTTTGGTGAATATGCCTCTGGTAGGTACTATGCTGCGGGCGGGTGACAGTGCCCGGCTGGCCAGCACGCTGGGTATCCTCGGTCGCTCCGGTGTGCCGTTGGTGGATGCCCTGTTTATCGCCGCGCAGGTGGTGGGCAATCTGGCGGTCCGCAATGCGGTAAAAAACGCGGCCGCTAAGGTCCGCGAAGGCGGCAGCCTCAGCCGAGCCCTGGATGCCAGTGGTTATTTTCCTCCCATGCTGGTGCAGATGATTGCCAGTGGCGAGGCCAGCGGCGAACTGGACAACATGCTGACCCGGGCTGCGGATTATCAGGAACGAGAACTCAGCAGTACGATCGGGACCATGGTAGGGCTGCTCGGTCCAATCATGTTGTTGGTCATGGCCGGAGTGGTGGTCATGATCGTCCTCTCGGTCATGCTGCCGATCATGCAAATGAATAACTTACTAGCCGGTTAAGGTGAAGAAATGAAAGCAAAAAAGGCCATGTCGGGGTTTACCCTGCTGGAAATTATGGTTGTGGTTGCGATTATCGGCCTGCTGGCTGCGGTGATTGTGCCTAACGTCATTGGTCAGGGGGAAGCCGCCAAGGTGGACCTGACCAAGGCCAACATGGGCAAAATCGTGCAGCAACTAGACCTATACAAGTTCAACAATGGCAGTTATCCAAGCACTGAAGAGGGGCTGAATGGCTTAGTTGAGCGTCCCTCATCCGCTCGTAAGTGGCCTGATGGTGGCTACCTGCCCAAGGTCCCGCTCGATGCCTGGAACAATGACTACGTTTACATTAGCCCCGGTGTAGAAGGTCCCTTCGATTTGTTGTCAATGGGAGCCGATGGCGTTGAGGGGGGCGAAGGCGCCGACGCGGACATCAACTGGCGCGAAGTTCAGTAATATGCGTTTGCTCCGCTCCCAGCAGTCTGGCTTCACCTTGCTGGAAATTATGGTGGTGGTGGGGCTGATTGCACTGCTGAGCGCGGTAGTGGTCAGCCAGGGTAACTGGACATCGGACGACCGGCAGCTAGAACAGGAATCTGCTCGTCTCAAGGATACCCTGGCGTTGCTCAACGAACGCAGCCTGTTTTCCGGGCAGTTATTGGCGCTACGCTTGTACCATGATGGCTGGGAGCCTCTAGCCTACGATATTGTAACCGCAGACTTTGTCCCCATCGAAGATACCGCCCTCAAGCCACGTCAAACCCCTCCGTCGCTAGAACTGGTTTGGCAGCTAGATGAACTGGCGGATGAAGAACAAGCCAGCCTTAGCCAGGTTGCTGAAAGCCTAGTCAAGCAAGACACCTCTTTGGATCTGGGTGAAGGTGTGCTCGGCGACGAGGATGATGAGAGAGCGGCATTACAGCGCAAAGAAAATCGGGGAGGCGAAGATGAGAAGGAAAAGGTATTCCCCCAGGTATTCTTTTTCCCCAGTGGCGAAGTCTCTCCGGTAACGCTATCGATACGAAGCCTTGCTGATATGGAAACAGTGCAGCGCTGGCAAGTGTCGGCCTTAGGGCAAATTTCCGACCCGGACCTACAGCAGGACGAAGATAAGGAACAGAGAAAAGAAGAATGGTTAGAGCGGCGCGCACGGATGATTGAGGAAGAACCGGAATGAAACAGCAGCGCGGTTTTACGCTTGTAGAAGTGTTGGTCGCTGTCTCCATTCTTGCTCTGGTTATGGTGGTGCTTGGTCAAACCATGGGTTCCACAGCTCGCGCCTATACCAATATTAATGAGACCCATCTCGGCTTCTTAGTTGCCTCGGATAAATTAGTGGAAATGCAGGTGTACCAACAGTGGCCGTCCACCGGTGAGTCCGATTCTACCGTCACTCGAAATGGTCGTGATTGGTGGGTCAATACCCGGGTCAGTGAAGGCCCATATCCCGATACCCGCCGGGTAGATATTGAAGTCGGCATGATGCAGGACGATGATCAAGGTCAAATGGCGTATCACCTAGCCAGTCTGATCGGGAAACCGGCCTCCGGATGATCAACATCCAGCACGCCACTAGCCGCCAGCGTTCCTTCCAGCACGGTTTTACTCTGCTGGAAATGGTTATCACCATCGCGATTTTTGCGTTTATCTATGTCTGGGTGGCAAGCTTTCTTAGTAGCGCACTGCAAGGCCGTGAGCAGCTCAAAGAAGGTGCAGATGAGATGGAGCGTAACCAGCGGGCGGTGACGTTCCTAACCCTCGACTTCGAGCAGCTAATCAACCGTCCGGTCAGGGATCCTTATGGTGACCCGCAGCCCGCCATTCTCGGCCGTGACAATTATGTTGAATTTACCCGTTTAGGATGGTCCAACCCATTTGGACTGCGTAAGCGTAGCGAAATGCAGCGTGTGGTATACGCTTTAGAAGATGACACCCTGTATCGCCGTTATTGGCCGGTGCTAGACACTAACGTGGCCACCGAGTACCAGCAGGACGTGCTAATCGACCGTGTGGAGCGCTTCACTGTACGCTATCTTGATCTCACCCCCCAAGGCGAATGGCAATGGCTGGAGTTGTGGCCAGATGTGAGCATGACGGCAGTACCCGTTTGGCAGCAACGCCTGCCAAAAAGTATTGAGGTAGAGATCGAACTAGAAAATGGCAACATTGTGCACAGGTATTACCGAACAGTGGTGAATCCATGGGGATGACGGTAAACCTGTCAGGTCGAATGACTCGAAGGCAAGGGGGCATGGCGTTGGTGATCGTGCTGCTACTGCTAGCCTTACTGACGACCATTACCGTTGAAGTGCTTTTCCGGCAAGATCGTTTCCTTACCCGCGCCGATAATCTATTGCAATGGGACAAGCGCTACCAGTACGCCATGGCAGCTGAGGTGGTTGCCCAGCAGGGTCTAATTGATGACTTGCAGGATGACCAAAAGAATAACGCCCTAGTGGATGATTGCGTTGACGAGCAGTGGGCCGTGCAATTGCCGCCAACGCCCTATGAAGATGCCATACTCAGCGCCAGCGTGCAGGACCTGCAAGGCCGTTTCAATTTGAACTGGCTCATTACCGCAGAAGGTGACAATTTTGTTCGAGACCAGGATGGTATCGACAGGCTCACCCGCCTGATCGAGCTCACCTTTCCCCAAGAAACAGACGCATCGCGGCTCGCCAACGAAATGGCCGACTGGCTAGATTCCAACAATATAGTGGACGGAGTTGAAGGGGCGGAAGATGCGGATTACCGCACCCGGCGGACTCCAAATATGCCCGCCGCGCATGAATCTGAACTGCGTGCCTTGCTCAGCTTCCAGGTAGCTAACCAGCCCCAGGACGGCATGATTTGGGGCTTGTTTACAGCTTTGCCATTGGGCACAACATTGAACGTTAATACTGCACCGCTTCAGGTACTGGATGCGGTGTTAGGTGCCACGGCGGGTGATACCGCGGCACAAGCTATTGTTAAAGAGCGGGAGCAGGAGCCGATTGACGCCATTAGCGACCTGATGCAGGTTGCTCCTTTTAGTGAAATGGATCCCGACATCAAGCAGCAGATAAGCAGCTTGCTCGGTGTCAGCAGTGAGTATTTTCAGGTTATGGTGGATGTAGAGGTCGACGGACAACTAAGTCGCCTAGTAAGCCGGCTGCGCCGCCGCAATGGTGACGGGCAGAGCACTGAAGTATTTAGTCGGCAGGTCAGCCCATTGCTAACCCCACTCGAACCGGCATGCAATCCCTTCTACAATGTGACCCAAGGCTCGTCTTGATACACTGGACTAACGGAGCAGGCTGTTAGAAAGTGCATTAAGCGTCGGCCATGCCAGACGGACACATGCAAAGATAATAACGCGGATATAACGACCAAAGGACACAACAGCGTGGCAGAGGCTCCACTGATTTATTTAAGCGGTGCAGGGGGAACGGAACTGGATCTTGAACATCCGGTGCTGTTGCAGCGAAACCCTGCGGAACACGTCCAGGTCATGAGCCTGCGCGAAGCGCTGGAACAGTCTGCCGGCCAGACCCTCCATGTCATTGTCAGCGTAGCATTTGCCCGGCTAACCCATGTTAGCCTGAGCCGAAAACAGGCACGTCATATGCAGCGCATTCTTCCGTATTTGCTGGAAGAACAGATGCTGGACAACCCTGAATCACTGTGGTTTGTTTCCCGCAAAGGCAGCGGTGATGACTATGAAGTGACCGCCATTGCTCGACAATTTATCGAGCAACTCAAACGGTGGGCCGCAGAACAAGACGTACTGATCACCTCCCTGCAGGTGGACGCTGAGCGGTTGCAGGGTCAAGCACCTCTGATTGCTGAGTTGGACGAAAATCAGACGCTATTAATGGCAGACCGAGATCGTTGCCTAGTGGTTGATGCTCAGCAGCGTGATGGTGTGCAGGCCCTGTTTGGCGACAGCCTCAATGAGCCTATGGTGTTATCCGGCCCAACGGCGTTTGTTGACGCCTTGCGTAACGGTTCAGGGCAGGAATTACTCACAGGCCCCTATGCCCCAAAACAAAAGAAAGGCAGTAATACAACGTTTGCTCCTTGGAAGCCACTTGGCATTCTTGCTGCATCCGTATTTGTACTGGCTCTGGTGGCCATCTGGGTGCAACAGTGGCGTTATAATCAGGCGGCCGAAGCGACTTTCGCCGATGCCCAGACGCTATTCGAGAACCTGTTCCCCGGTGATAAGGCCTCTGCGGCCCTGAGTCGCCAGTTTGAGGGCCGGCTTGCTCGCCTTGGTGGCGGTAGCAAGTCGGGGCAGGCTGATTTCTTCCCACTTCTGAGACCAGTGGCGCAAGTGTTGAAAGAGATAAACGTTGACCCCAAGCGGCTGCAATACGATCAACGTGAAAATACGCTGCTATTGGATGTTGGCGCTAAGGATTATGCCCAACTGGAACAACTTCAGAATGCGCTCAAAAAACAGGGAGCACGCGCCTCAATAGCAAATTATCGCAATAGTGCTCAGGGCGTGAGCGCGCGAATCAAGGTGGAGCAGCCGGGATGAGCAGTGCAGCAGAACTGAAGAAACTGGCGGCTCAACGTCGAGAACAGGCAGTACAGTGGTACGAAAGTAGAGAACCCCGAGAACAACACATCCTGAAAATATTGGCCGTGGTAGCGTTTGTGGTGCTGCTGTATTGGTTGCTCTGGGCTCCGTCGGTCGCGGCCAGGGATCAGGCAAAGAAGCAATTTATGGTCAATCAGCAGACGTTACAGTGGATCCAGGACAATCGCGAAGCGGTAATCGCGGCTCGGCGGAGCGATGTATCGTCAGCACAACCCAACGGCAATTGGACCGGTAACGTGAGCCGTAGTGCTGATCAGTTTGGCCTTACTTTGAAAGGCTTTTCACCGGATGGTAATCGCGCCGTGCGTATCCAGATGGAAAATCAGGCAACCTCTCAAACGGTACTTTGGCTGCAATCGCTTCAGCAGAGCGGCATACAGATAAGCAACCTTGAAATGACGCCTGGTGAGAAATCGGGTACCGCTACGGTGCGTGCGACCCTGCAGAAGTAAGCGGTAAGGCGCCACAAAAAAATGAGTTGATGGCCGTAATCGCTATACGGCCCTACGCCTATCTCTGTCGTTTAGCTGTACTAAGCAGCCGGCCTGCTCATGAGCGCAATGCCACTGCCGTCGGCTGAATCGCGGCCGGGTTAGCCTAGTTTTAGAGTAAATATAGTGACATGGGCATCTTGGGATCAACGGGATGTGGGACATGACTCAGTGGTCAACAGTAGCGTTAGCCCTGTTCCCATAATAACGATTCAGGTGCAAGCTTAGCGTTTGCAGCTCATTGTGAGACGCTGGCGTTACCGTCTTTTCACTAACGAATCAGTGTTGCTCTGTGCTGCACTGTACCCCTATAGAGTCGTCACTATAGATTGATTGGCAACCCGTCAGGGAGCAAATACCCTCGAAAGAAAATTAAGGCTATAACAGCGATCGCATGTGGCTGGGTACTCTGTTTATTATGCTGTTATTGTTATGAGGGTGTTATGAACCAAACCGGTCGATCAAATCTGATCGCAGCCACGGCTATGTGGTTTGTCTATGCGGTCACGATCGTTATGCTGGCCGTAATACTGTGTTGGGCGCTTTATAGTCAGGTAAATTATGGTTATCGGTTCTGGTACCAAACTCTGGGTATTGGTAGCCATATACAAGTCTATGGTCCTCAGAATCGTTTTAACGCTGGCTTTGAACAGCTGTCCGCCGAGAAACACGTGGAAGCTTTTGAACAAATCCGTGATGCGGTCCATAACGGTGGCATGGGGCTGGCTGATA
This window contains:
- the gspF gene encoding type II secretion system inner membrane protein GspF; this translates as MPAFEYRSLDHRGKINKGTLEADSARQVRQQLRDKGWVPLEVNEANDSSSQGMGRFAGSGKINGAEQALITRQLATLLKSGLPVEQALSAVSKQAANDRIERIMLAVRAKVREGYSLAHSFESFPRAFPEMYRATVAAGEQSGHLEQVLEQLADYLETRHDTGRSVAQAMIYPAFIMVFASIVIMLMMTFVVPKLVAVFEGRDQALPLLTRIVMAMSDFARGWGWLVVLLIVVAVVVFMRAMRDQRFRLRVHQRLVNMPLVGTMLRAGDSARLASTLGILGRSGVPLVDALFIAAQVVGNLAVRNAVKNAAAKVREGGSLSRALDASGYFPPMLVQMIASGEASGELDNMLTRAADYQERELSSTIGTMVGLLGPIMLLVMAGVVVMIVLSVMLPIMQMNNLLAG
- the gspK gene encoding type II secretion system minor pseudopilin GspK, yielding MALVIVLLLLALLTTITVEVLFRQDRFLTRADNLLQWDKRYQYAMAAEVVAQQGLIDDLQDDQKNNALVDDCVDEQWAVQLPPTPYEDAILSASVQDLQGRFNLNWLITAEGDNFVRDQDGIDRLTRLIELTFPQETDASRLANEMADWLDSNNIVDGVEGAEDADYRTRRTPNMPAAHESELRALLSFQVANQPQDGMIWGLFTALPLGTTLNVNTAPLQVLDAVLGATAGDTAAQAIVKEREQEPIDAISDLMQVAPFSEMDPDIKQQISSLLGVSSEYFQVMVDVEVDGQLSRLVSRLRRRNGDGQSTEVFSRQVSPLLTPLEPACNPFYNVTQGSS
- the gspH gene encoding type II secretion system minor pseudopilin GspH encodes the protein MRLLRSQQSGFTLLEIMVVVGLIALLSAVVVSQGNWTSDDRQLEQESARLKDTLALLNERSLFSGQLLALRLYHDGWEPLAYDIVTADFVPIEDTALKPRQTPPSLELVWQLDELADEEQASLSQVAESLVKQDTSLDLGEGVLGDEDDERAALQRKENRGGEDEKEKVFPQVFFFPSGEVSPVTLSIRSLADMETVQRWQVSALGQISDPDLQQDEDKEQRKEEWLERRARMIEEEPE
- the gspJ gene encoding type II secretion system minor pseudopilin GspJ; protein product: MINIQHATSRQRSFQHGFTLLEMVITIAIFAFIYVWVASFLSSALQGREQLKEGADEMERNQRAVTFLTLDFEQLINRPVRDPYGDPQPAILGRDNYVEFTRLGWSNPFGLRKRSEMQRVVYALEDDTLYRRYWPVLDTNVATEYQQDVLIDRVERFTVRYLDLTPQGEWQWLELWPDVSMTAVPVWQQRLPKSIEVEIELENGNIVHRYYRTVVNPWG
- the gspG gene encoding type II secretion system major pseudopilin GspG, yielding MKAKKAMSGFTLLEIMVVVAIIGLLAAVIVPNVIGQGEAAKVDLTKANMGKIVQQLDLYKFNNGSYPSTEEGLNGLVERPSSARKWPDGGYLPKVPLDAWNNDYVYISPGVEGPFDLLSMGADGVEGGEGADADINWREVQ
- the gspE gene encoding type II secretion system ATPase GspE: MAEHMESPENIELSSSLLPYGFARRFGVLLRERDGQKELCHRQDVSLAALGEVQRHIGRLPRLVPMDDTAFSAAMAITYEQQRGAAAEAADDLEGLDLASLADSLPETSDLLEQEDDAPIIRLINALLQEAIREDASDIHIETFERRLVVRMRVDGVLREVLTPKRELAPLLVSRIKVMARMDIAEKRIPQDGRISLRIGGRDVDVRVSTMPSSNGERVVLRLLDKQAGRLQVSHLGMGETCDAHMRELIHKPHGIILVTGPTGSGKTTTLYASLTELNDSTRNILTVEDPIEYQLEGIGQTQVNTKVDMTFARGLRAILRQDPDVVMVGEIRDLETAEIAVQASLTGHLVLSTLHTNTAVGAVTRLQDMGIEPFLLSSSLLGSLAQRLVRVLCDDCKTPYQASASELEMMGLAATESRTLYHPNGCESCNHQGYRGRTGIYELVLVDDTLRQLIHDRAGELELNRHARTLTSGIREDGWRKVLGGHTSVEEVLRVTRED
- the gspI gene encoding type II secretion system minor pseudopilin GspI produces the protein MKQQRGFTLVEVLVAVSILALVMVVLGQTMGSTARAYTNINETHLGFLVASDKLVEMQVYQQWPSTGESDSTVTRNGRDWWVNTRVSEGPYPDTRRVDIEVGMMQDDDQGQMAYHLASLIGKPASG